One Desertifilum tharense IPPAS B-1220 genomic window carries:
- a CDS encoding class I SAM-dependent methyltransferase translates to MNKSQPSENQPLKDYILERIASHPQQRITFAEYMEIVLYQPELGYYATNQVNIGKSGDFFTASNLSADFGELLAEQFVEMWEILGCPSVFQLVEMGAGSGLLAQDILSYLNLNYPRFFQSLEYLIIETASGLIEAQKQRLSSGLDSAKVSWQSWETIGDRSIVGCCFSNELVDAFPVAQIILKQGQFQEIYVTADLEKNWIEIADTPSTSRLLDYFEFNQIPILSESYPEGYRSEVNLAALDWLETVTTKLQRGYLLTLDYGYPAPRYYSPYRNSGTLQCYYQHQRHNNPYLNIGRQDITAHVNFTALERYGDRCGLQQLGFTQQGLFLMALGIGDRLNALRDANLSLEQTLRRRDALHQLIDPAGLGNFGVLVQAKGLNDEQKARSLKGLKIPT, encoded by the coding sequence ATGAACAAATCTCAGCCAAGCGAAAATCAACCCCTCAAAGACTATATTCTCGAACGAATTGCCAGCCATCCCCAACAGAGAATAACGTTTGCTGAATATATGGAGATAGTCTTATATCAGCCAGAACTGGGTTATTATGCGACCAATCAAGTTAATATCGGCAAATCGGGTGACTTTTTTACAGCGTCTAATCTAAGTGCAGATTTTGGTGAGTTACTAGCAGAGCAATTTGTGGAAATGTGGGAGATACTAGGCTGTCCCTCGGTTTTTCAGCTTGTTGAAATGGGGGCGGGTTCGGGTTTGCTAGCCCAGGACATCCTAAGTTATCTCAATTTGAACTATCCTCGCTTTTTTCAATCCTTAGAATATCTAATTATAGAAACTGCATCGGGACTCATTGAGGCACAAAAACAACGCTTATCCTCTGGGTTGGATAGCGCTAAAGTGAGTTGGCAATCCTGGGAAACGATCGGCGATCGCTCAATTGTGGGTTGCTGTTTTTCCAATGAATTAGTTGATGCTTTTCCAGTTGCCCAAATTATCTTAAAACAGGGACAATTCCAAGAAATCTACGTTACGGCAGATTTAGAGAAAAACTGGATTGAAATTGCCGATACTCCCTCAACCTCTCGGTTGTTAGACTATTTTGAGTTCAATCAAATTCCCATCCTTTCAGAATCCTATCCTGAAGGCTATCGCAGCGAAGTCAATTTAGCCGCTTTAGACTGGCTAGAAACAGTGACAACCAAACTTCAACGCGGTTATCTTTTAACCCTAGATTATGGCTATCCGGCCCCGCGCTACTATAGTCCCTATCGAAATAGCGGAACGTTGCAATGCTATTACCAGCATCAACGCCACAATAACCCCTATCTGAACATAGGCAGACAGGATATTACCGCCCACGTTAACTTTACCGCCTTAGAACGCTATGGCGATCGCTGCGGCTTGCAACAGTTGGGGTTTACTCAACAAGGACTCTTTTTAATGGCACTCGGAATCGGCGATCGCTTAAATGCCCTGCGCGATGCTAACCTATCCTTAGAGCAAACCTTGCGGCGACGGGATGCCCTCCATCAGTTAATCGATCCAGCAGGGTTAGGTAATTTTGGCGTATTAGTCCAAGCCAAAGGACTCAACGATGAGCAGAAGGCGCGATCGCTCAAAGGCTTAAAAATCCCCACCTAG
- a CDS encoding DUF3891 family protein — translation MIVNQHEEGWEVIYHRAHALLAAQIAGHWHPKHRPERVFETLAAISHHDDLEKEWEKDSLTPAGAPLDFTLEQEIDLNRLKELIESARYRGRWVTLLTSMHLSFLYGGKRGESAELDEFLDEQLKCQQAWRKALKINKDKTALAYDFFQFCDRLSLILCNRNLPAGERYLEIFTNSEGTRYDVLQRQDEKVIVQPWPFGEDPFTVNVEAQYLKQVTFKNNAELNEALKTAPVQALEWTFVKPQ, via the coding sequence ATGATTGTCAATCAACATGAAGAAGGTTGGGAAGTCATCTATCATCGCGCCCATGCTTTATTAGCGGCTCAAATTGCCGGACATTGGCATCCTAAACATCGTCCCGAACGAGTTTTTGAAACCCTAGCCGCCATTTCTCATCATGACGACTTAGAGAAAGAATGGGAAAAAGATAGTTTAACCCCAGCAGGCGCACCTTTAGATTTTACGCTAGAGCAAGAGATTGACTTAAACCGTTTAAAAGAACTGATAGAGAGTGCCAGATATCGAGGTAGATGGGTAACGCTTCTCACCTCAATGCATCTCAGCTTTTTGTATGGCGGAAAACGGGGAGAGTCAGCAGAACTCGATGAATTTTTAGACGAACAACTCAAATGTCAACAAGCGTGGCGCAAAGCGTTAAAGATTAACAAAGATAAAACCGCTTTAGCTTATGACTTCTTTCAATTTTGCGATCGCCTTTCCTTGATCCTCTGCAATCGTAACCTACCCGCAGGCGAACGGTATCTCGAAATTTTCACCAATAGCGAGGGAACGCGCTATGACGTTTTGCAAAGACAAGACGAGAAAGTCATTGTTCAGCCTTGGCCATTTGGGGAAGACCCATTTACCGTTAACGTTGAGGCGCAATATCTCAAACAAGTCACCTTTAAGAATAACGCCGAACTTAACGAAGCGCTGAAAACTGCGCCCGTTCAGGCTTTAGAGTGGACCTTTGTCAAACCCCAATAA